Part of the Vulpes vulpes isolate BD-2025 chromosome 6, VulVul3, whole genome shotgun sequence genome, ATAATCACTAATACAACTTGGTAATTTTCCTCAGTTCAGttacaacttttaaaatggtCTACAGCAATAAAGACATAATGCCCCCAAATATCTCATGGGTATGTCAGCCACCTGCATCAAGATCTTTGAATTGTCTCAAGTGTATTGTACTGGCAGGCTTGAATCTACAAAACTGATGAAAGCCTAGTGAGACACACAGTTTAATCATCTCAAAGCaaagttttgaggaaaaaaagtcctaaagatatgaaatgaaaacaaacagaatacTGGAAAAGAGACAAGTACTGCCTTGGATAGTCTAAGGGTTCAATACAGACAGGCCCAATATGAAAGAACAGGAAACCAAGGGTGAGAAGAGTGGATTTCTCCAGTCTTGGCATTAAGTTAACTGGGTCAAGTGTGTGaactttcaatttttataaaagtacTAAAActagtagttttcttttttgaagattttatttattcatttgagagagacagaaaggaagagagagtacaagtggggggagaggcagaggaagagagagcagcagactcctccctgagcatagagtcccatgcagggctcaatcccaggaccctgagatgatgacctgagccgaaggaagaggcttaacggactgagccacccacatgccccaaaaCTAGTAGTTTTATTTCAATATAGTAAGTTGGTGAGACTAGATGTTTTTCAAGATGTCCCTGAGTTCCAATAGTTTTGATTCTACATGTGAATCTTCTACTGATAAGCGCATGTCCCATTCTTATATTGACTCTAGGGAAGATCTCAATAAACAGGTTGCCAAGAACTCCTGGTAGCCCAGTCCTAGCTTTGGCACATAGTTACCTGGACATACAATATTTACTGAGAGTCACTGAGAGAGTTATTCTGGACTTCTTAGAAGTTAAATTCTCAGCAGGCCTTCTTCATGGTTAACTAGCTGAAGTATGTCAAGGGTTGTTTgagtaactgattttttttgcTTGCTCTAGATCCCCACTTGCTTTACATCTCACCATCGAGCAGATGGCCTGCTGAAAATTGTCACTGACCACCACGTACAGTAGCAGGTTACCAAAGGTGTTCAGGGCAGCCAAGGGTCTAGAAACAATGTAAGCTTCGTGGATCTGATTCTCAATGGAGCAGCTGATTGAAAGCAGGCGAGATTCGATCCGGATGACCCTCAAGATGTGGAAGGGTAAAAAGCATATATAAAACACGAGGAGGAGCAGAATGGTTAGCCTTCTAGCTTTCTGCTTAAGGCAGCTGTGATTGTGAGGTCCTTGGGTTAGGGTGTAGATGATCATCGTATAGCAAAGTGTCACTATCACCAGGGGAAGGCAGAAAGTAGTTGCTGTCAAAATTAGATTGTACCATTTGATGGTGGTGAGGTCATCCGAACTAGTGAGGTCAAGGCAGGCAGATCTGTTGGTCCCGGTGGTGGATGTGATCAGGAAGGTCATGGGAATGACAGCCACCAGTGAAATGATCCACACCACAGCACAGGCCACCACGGCCCATCGAGTTTTGTGAATGGAAAAGCAGCTCATTGGGTGAATGATCACAAAATACCGGAAGATGCTAAAGCAGGTTAGGAAGAGGATGCTGCTGTACAGGTTGAAATGGAAGCCGAAGCGGATAAACTTGCACATGAAATCCCCAAAGACCCAGTTT contains:
- the OXGR1 gene encoding 2-oxoglutarate receptor 1; its protein translation is MNEPLDNSANASDFSDYAAPFGNCTDEKIPLKRHYLPVIYSIIFLVGFPGNAVAISTYIFKMRPWKGSTVIMLNLACTDLLYLTSFPFLIHYYASGENWVFGDFMCKFIRFGFHFNLYSSILFLTCFSIFRYFVIIHPMSCFSIHKTRWAVVACAVVWIISLVAVIPMTFLITSTTGTNRSACLDLTSSDDLTTIKWYNLILTATTFCLPLVIVTLCYTMIIYTLTQGPHNHSCLKQKARRLTILLLLVFYICFLPFHILRVIRIESRLLSISCSIENQIHEAYIVSRPLAALNTFGNLLLYVVVSDNFQQAICSMVRCKASGDLEQAKKISYSNNP